The genomic stretch ACAGAGACGTAAATCATTGAAAGCAACCAAAATGTTGTTGAGGAAGCAGGCGAGAGGTGGGAAGTCTAAGAGCACCATTGGTGGCTGCAGCGTCCCTGGCTGTGTGGCTGGCACTGCAGCAGGCATGTTGCTGCTGCCCAGGATGGCTGCAGCTGAGATGAGGGTGTATGAAGTCATCTCATCCTGGAATTTCTCCACAGCTTCTTCAACTGCTTTCTGGAAAGTATTGATTGCCACCCTCTGGAAAACAGGAGCCAACTGGCCACGGAAATCAGCCCCCACCCGGCTAAAGGACAGCCCAAAGTACATGCACTGTCCAAGCAGAGAGTCCAGGCGGCCACCTATACCCCGGTAAAGGTCGGTCTCCAGCACCTGCAGGAACTGTGAGATTTTCTGTAACACCCATCCATGGAAGATGGCACCCTCATTCACAGTGTACTGGCCCATGGCAGGTGGCAGCAGGGGGTCCTCATCTGAGAAGATGGCACGGTACTGTGTGATGATATCAAAGAGATGGACGCGGCAAGCCTCAATAGTCTTTGTGATATGGAAGTAAGGATCATCATTCGGGATGGCAGTCAGGATGGAGCGAAGCCAAGCGTCCCGGGCCTGAAGAAATTTCACCCTCAACTCAGCCTCAGTGAAGACATCCATGCGTCGAAGATAGCCAATGACACGCAGGCAGGCTGGGAGCTGGATGCTGGTCCTCAGCTGTTGGATCAGCTGGCTTAGCATCAGCTGCATGGACTGGCGAACTTCATTCACAATGCCCTGGCAATAAACACTGAGTCGTTTAACACTCTCAGAGAAATACTTTGGAACCCATCCTATTAACCCTGGAAGCCAACATTCTTGTGGCTTTCCTGACATATAACATGGTTTTCTAAAGCTGACACCTGCAGGTTTACAGAGATCTGATTACATAACTAGTTCTCCTGCTCAAAAATCGTCCTAGGATTTCCCGTCACAATCAACAAACTACAACCATTCATCATGGTCTCCAGGCCTGCCTGATTCTACAGCCCTACCCAACTCCTAAAGCCCCAGACTTACCTATCACAGTCCAATAACAGGGGCTGCTTTGGGACCCCCGAAACACGCCAACTTCTTCCCACCTTACCTGTTTTGCTGTCTCCCCAGATCTTTAAGTCCTGTTTTTTTTCTCATCATTAAGGTCTTGGAAAAGCCTTTCCTGACAATGATAGTGCAGCTGCACTCTAGTAACCCTTGCCAGATCTCCACCCTTGTACCTGgttctgtctgtttgtttctgaAATAGAATCTCAGATAGTTCAGCAAGCTTGCCTCAAACTTACTAAGCtgctaaggatggccttgaactcctgacggacccttctgtccctttcttccaagtgctgagtttacatacacaccccaccatgcctgcctggctttCTCTGGCTTATTTCTTCAGACATTTACCAATCTCTGCAATACTGTTATTTATTAATTACAAATTCTATTTATCAATTTATCAATTATATTCTCTAATAGAAGCTTCAATGAGAACCAGGGTCCTGAATGTTTTCTTCACAAGGTATTCTTAGTACCTAAGTGTCAGGCACATGAGGATCTTTGAATAAGTGCATCAATATCTTCTGTTCAGCTTACTGGCTGGCAGAAAAGATATGAAATATGCAAGGGTTTCTACTGAAAGGTTTAGTCACAATCACAGAATTAGCCATAAGATCATCAGTTGAGGGCCCTCTGGGCAAGTTGGCTACCTGGATAACAGGGATGGAGGAGTATTTCCTTTCCAGTCGCCGTACATAGGCTGCAAGCTCCAGTGCCTCTTCATAATAGCTGTTTCGGACACAGGTGTCCATAAGCTGGGGAATCTCTAAAATCTCCAGGATTTCCGTGTGCCGATTTAGAGTCAGGGTATTCATCCGGCGGTTGGAGCTgatctcctcagcttccttcacGAAGTTCCTAGAGCCAATCAGGAAAATGTGTGTCCTTACTGTTTTGCACAGCAGTTTGTAACAAAGCACTTACTGGACCCTGGGCTAGCTGGTCTACCTAACCTATTTCAATCTTCACACAGGGCTGGCTGTGATGGGGTACACCCATGGTCCCAGCCCTCCAGTGGCGGAGGCagaccagccagggatacatagtgtaACCCTATATAAACAAAAATCCTCACCTTAAACCTACAACTCCTATTACACTTGAGAAAACGTTTAAGTTGGAAAAGACTttccaaggggctggagagatggctcagcggttaagagcactgactgctcttccagaggtcttgagttcaattcccagcaaccacatagtggctcacaaccatctgtaatgggatctgatgccctcttctggtctgaagacaactatagtgtgcttatatataataaacaaaccttaaaaaaaaaaaaaagaaataaaggaagaaagaaagaaagaactttcCAAGATCACATCATTAATAGATGGCTTGCATGGGAGTCGTCATGATGGCTCAGGGGGTCAACAGTGCCTGCTGACCTAAGTTTAATACCCACATCCCTCCAATGGAGAGAGAGAACCCACTtgtacaagctgtcctctgacttccacatgaacatggaattttaaaaatggttGATGGATTTGGATTGGCTGCATAGACTGTCACATTTAGGACTGAACTGCTCTAGGTCTCATAAAGAAGGACAATGTTATGGCAAAGTACTTGGCTTCTCTAGACCTGTCTTTTCATTGGTGTGAAAGTTCGAGACAGGCAGGATGACATGTACACAGGACCTCACACAAAGTAAACGTATGGAAAGTATACAAGTCCCTCACCAGCTAGAATTAAAGCTGGAGAGGTGGCGCTGTgatcactgctcttgcagaggaccccagtttagGTCCCAACACACGTATCTAGTGACTCACAATCACCTAGTCCCAGGATATGTGAcaaccttttctggcctccttaggcacatatggtgcacagacatatgttgttgtaaaaataaaagaaataaaaatgctgtcttttttcgcTACTAGGatcagcactgcagtgccccaagatatctgttggatatcttaattctcagtcagcaaagcgtctcacctactctgctccatcccatatcacactgccaaatgcctctctctgagcctggcaacactctctctacctatctagttcccgaggcaggtttccatgccagaaacacacgtCCCAATTCcacagcggcccagtgtctccagccgctGCACCTTCCTAcattcaaaccgtcacataaaagaacacacaacacaataacctttgacccaattgataagatgtaaaTGCCCagctaaacatacaaagcccagtacacatccatcccttaagaacattaataacaacctgtaaacagagtggaatcttaacttcagcttccattttctctcctccGAGACTACtactctctgtccctcctgtctcctcctcttccttccaactGGCAgccgtccttggggcagtggaattagcatcatatagataactccagggcaaaccacaagagacatacatgcaagcaaacactcatacacattttattaacattcttttttttttttttttttttttggttctttttttgggagctggggaccgaacccagggccttgcgcttcctaggcaagcgctctaccactgagctaaatccccaaccccttaacattctttttaaagatttattttatatatgtgaatacactgttgctgtcttcaaatacactagaagagggcatcagatcccattacagatggttgtgagccaccatgtggttgctgggaattgaactcaggacctctggaaaagcagccagtgctcttaaccgctgagccatctctccagcccctaatagTTTTCTAATAGAGCACTAGCCACCCTATAAGCCACACTCTTGCCCTAAGACCCTCCGGTCCTAATGTTATGTGCTGCTATATAACTTTCATTCTCCCACTTAAACTTTCTCCACTTTTCTATAATAATTTCAGAAACTAGCTTTATGAAGTTCTCAATCTCTTTTCAGACATACAGGatacaaaaccttttttaaaaaccaagcctccgggctggagagatggctcagtagttgggGGCACcaacctgctcttccagaggtcctgggttcaattcccagcaaccacatggtggctcacaaccatccctcttctggtgtgtctgaagacagctacagtgtattcatataaataaaataaattaaaaaaattaaaaacaaaaacaaaaaaaaaaaacaagcctccggggttggggatttagctcagtggtagagcgtttgcctagcaagcgcaaggccctgggttcggtccccagctccaaaaaaaagaaaaaaaaaaaacaaaaacaaaaaaccaagcctCCAAAGAAAAACTGATCTGCTGGATAATAGCAGAACTAAGTATATTAGATTGAGGATCTAGAAAGGTAATATAGATTATAAAGGAAATGCTTTTTGACAACCTACAATGTCTTCAAATAGGATTTGTCAGCTTCCTATCAATGGAAGTTTTGAAGCTGAGCACCTCCAGCCcaccatgggtgtgtgtgtgtgtgtgtgtgtgtgtgtgtgtgtgtgtgtccgcgcgcACGCGCTCACgcgggtgtgtgtgtatttatataggGTTAACTATGTCAGGCCCAATGAACTGCCTCACACAgactttttggtttgttttgatacAATGTCTCATGCATCTCAGGCTGGCTATGAATTCAATACTCAAACTAGGATGATGACCTTGCGACTCAAGTggtgggatcacaaatgtcaacATGACTGGCTGAACTTTTATTATCTTTGAATACAACAGCCTATGAGGGAGTTGGCTTTCAATTCTGACTTGGAAACTTACTGTGTTCTTGGACAAGTGACTTCACTTCGACTTCCTTGTCTGTAAAATAATGACGATACCTACCTAGATGGCTGTTGTGAAGTTTAAGTGGATTCATGAGGCAATCAGAAGAGAGCTCTGTGCACTACGTGTGGGTGACCTACGTCAGATACATTTATGCACCGCTCAGTATTAGGCCAGCCTCACCTGCAGCTCTGCTGGAAGCTGGGTAAACGGTCGAGCAGGTGCCCGAGGGACGCCTCCACGTCTCCAAAGAGACGGTGTATGCGCTCGGTGCATTCCGCACCGCGAATGAACGTCTTGTAATTGGCGAAGGCCAGGTCCCGCGTCTGCTGCAGCAGCTGGGCCCGCTCCTCCGCCAGGCGCTCCGGTTCGCGACGCAGCCGGTCCAGCCCGGAGCCGCTCAGCTCCCGGAGGTAGCGGCCCACGTCGGGTTTCTCACGCCATTGGGCCTCAGGGAAGCGGTCGCGGAATAGCGACGCCAGGAGTCCTTCATCTTCCACCTCCCCCAGCGCAGCTGCTGTGGCTGTTGTCGTGGCAGAAGCTGtcgtggagggctggagagacagagcaGCTGCCATCTTTCCACGACACCGTCACTTCCTCTCCAGACCCGTGAGGGCGCTGTTTTCGCTGGTGGAAACGGAAACAGTTGGGAAACATTTCCTGTCTCTATGGTTTCTCACCTAGCCGACTTTCTGTCCCCAGAAGTTCGCCGTTAGGTGGCGCTAGCGCAAAGAACACGTAAAATTAGGCTAGAGAGGCACGCTTTGGTGTACCCAGGAAGTAGAGATAAAGTGACTTCCACTTCCGGCTCTCCAGGCACGAGGATCCGGAGAGCCAAGCTAGTGGGAAAATGAGGCCTTTGACTGAAGAAGAGACCCGCGTAATGTTTGAGAAGATTGCGAAATAGTAAGAACCCGAGAGGCGGATGAGGGACGGGCGTGCGGGGAGTGGGGATGCGGCACTGGGGCGGGACGGTTCCTGCTCAGCTGCCAGTCTTCTTCTTGCCCTCAGCATTGGAGAGAATCTACAACTCCTGGTGGACAGACCGGACGGCACCTACTGTTTCCGGCTGCACAACGACCGAGTGTACTATGTGAGGTGAGGTGATATGGGGCTTGGTGCTCACTGTGTATCGGGCTGGAGGCCGGCATCCATCAGTGGCCGTCACCGGGTACCTTCCTCCCACGCCCCTGTAGTGAGATGATCCTGAAGCTGGCCGCCAACATCTCCGGAGATAAGCTAGTGTCCCTGGGTACGTGTTTTGGAAAGTTTACCAAGACCCACAAGTTCCGGTTGCACGTTACAGCTCTGGATTTCCTTGCACCCTACGC from Rattus norvegicus strain BN/NHsdMcwi chromosome 19, GRCr8, whole genome shotgun sequence encodes the following:
- the Cog8 gene encoding conserved oligomeric Golgi complex subunit 8, giving the protein MAAALSLQPSTTASATTTATAAALGEVEDEGLLASLFRDRFPEAQWREKPDVGRYLRELSGSGLDRLRREPERLAEERAQLLQQTRDLAFANYKTFIRGAECTERIHRLFGDVEASLGHLLDRLPSFQQSCRNFVKEAEEISSNRRMNTLTLNRHTEILEILEIPQLMDTCVRNSYYEEALELAAYVRRLERKYSSIPVIQGIVNEVRQSMQLMLSQLIQQLRTSIQLPACLRVIGYLRRMDVFTEAELRVKFLQARDAWLRSILTAIPNDDPYFHITKTIEACRVHLFDIITQYRAIFSDEDPLLPPAMGQYTVNEGAIFHGWVLQKISQFLQVLETDLYRGIGGRLDSLLGQCMYFGLSFSRVGADFRGQLAPVFQRVAINTFQKAVEEAVEKFQDEMTSYTLISAAAILGSSNMPAAVPATQPGTLQPPMVLLDFPPLACFLNNILVAFNDLRLCCPVALAQDVTGALEDALMKVTKTILAFHRAEEAVFSSGEHEIFVQFCTAFLEDLVPYLNRCLQVLFPPAQIAQTLGISPTQLSKHGNLGHVNISAIQEPLAFILPKREAVFCLDDQELVPDLVAPAPELPAEQRSLEPIASATLESGSEKGESGEPLPQEPVEGEPLPAEPPSEEP
- the Nip7 gene encoding 60S ribosome subunit biogenesis protein NIP7 homolog, yielding MRPLTEEETRVMFEKIAKYIGENLQLLVDRPDGTYCFRLHNDRVYYVSEMILKLAANISGDKLVSLGTCFGKFTKTHKFRLHVTALDFLAPYAKYKVWIKPGAEQSFLYGNHVLKSGLGRITENTSQYQGVVVYSMADVPLGFGVAAKSTQDCRKVDPMAIVVFHQADIGEYIRHEETLT